In Flavobacterium gelatinilyticum, a genomic segment contains:
- a CDS encoding MATE family efflux transporter: protein MNLKQYTKEFSYNLKLAYPVILGMVGHTLIGIVDNIMVGKIGSTELAAVSLGNSMIFIAMSLGIGFSTAITPIVAEGDAEKNDSKIRSAFHHGLFLCTILGLVLFTVIMFAKPIMELLKQPADVIVLAKPYLGWVAFSLIPLIMYQGYKQFADGMSLTKYSMYAMVMANVLHVGINYVLIYGIWFFPKMGIIGAALGTVISRIFLVMFMHIMLSRRNDLKRFFKGFSFNEIKKATIKKIVSLGFPSAMQMLFEVVLFTASIWLCGNIGKTSQAANQIALSLASMTFMFAMGLSVTSMIRVSNQRGLTDYKKLIVVARSIFLLAIILETVFAIFFIIFHNYLPHIFLNMENTGQILDNEEVIAIASKLLLIAAVFQISDGIQVVVLGALRGLQDVKVPMYITFVAYWIIGFPISYYLGEHTQLKAQGVWVGLLAGLTAAAIFLYIRFHYLTKRLILKSETKPNNETAAVKENLIAVK, encoded by the coding sequence GTGAATTTAAAGCAGTACACCAAAGAGTTTTCGTATAATTTAAAACTGGCTTATCCCGTAATTTTAGGTATGGTCGGCCATACTTTAATCGGTATAGTCGACAATATAATGGTCGGGAAAATAGGAAGTACTGAACTGGCAGCGGTTTCTCTTGGGAACAGCATGATTTTCATCGCCATGTCGCTTGGAATTGGCTTTTCGACCGCAATTACCCCAATTGTTGCTGAAGGAGATGCCGAGAAAAACGATTCTAAAATCCGTTCTGCATTTCATCACGGATTATTTTTATGTACCATTTTAGGTTTAGTGCTTTTTACCGTTATAATGTTTGCAAAACCTATAATGGAGTTACTAAAGCAGCCCGCAGATGTAATTGTTCTGGCAAAACCGTATTTAGGATGGGTGGCTTTTTCCTTGATTCCTTTAATTATGTATCAGGGATATAAACAGTTTGCCGACGGAATGTCGCTTACGAAATATTCTATGTATGCCATGGTAATGGCAAATGTACTGCATGTAGGCATCAACTACGTACTGATTTACGGAATATGGTTTTTTCCTAAAATGGGAATTATAGGAGCCGCACTAGGAACCGTGATTTCGAGAATATTTTTGGTAATGTTCATGCATATTATGCTTTCAAGAAGAAACGATTTAAAACGTTTCTTTAAAGGTTTCAGTTTTAACGAAATAAAAAAAGCCACTATAAAGAAAATTGTAAGCCTTGGATTTCCGTCTGCCATGCAGATGCTTTTTGAGGTTGTATTGTTTACGGCATCGATCTGGCTTTGCGGTAATATTGGAAAAACCAGTCAGGCGGCCAATCAAATTGCATTGAGTCTGGCATCGATGACGTTTATGTTTGCAATGGGATTAAGTGTAACCTCAATGATAAGGGTAAGTAACCAAAGAGGCTTAACCGATTATAAAAAACTGATTGTTGTAGCCCGTTCGATCTTTTTACTGGCGATTATTTTAGAAACCGTTTTTGCAATTTTCTTTATCATTTTTCACAACTATCTCCCTCATATTTTCTTAAACATGGAAAATACAGGACAAATTCTGGATAACGAAGAAGTAATAGCCATAGCTTCAAAATTATTATTGATTGCAGCCGTTTTTCAGATTTCTGACGGAATTCAGGTGGTTGTACTTGGCGCATTACGCGGACTTCAGGATGTAAAGGTTCCTATGTATATTACGTTTGTTGCCTACTGGATTATTGGTTTTCCAATATCGTATTATTTAGGAGAACACACACAGCTTAAAGCACAGGGAGTCTGGGTAGGTCTTTTGGCAGGATTAACAGCAGCGGCGATTTTTCTGTATATTCGCTTTCATTATTTAACGAAAAGACTAATTCTCAAATCAGAAACAAAACCAAACAACGAAACTGCAGCTGTTAAAGAAAATTTAATCGCAGTAAAATAA
- a CDS encoding LTA synthase family protein, whose product MKKLRFLKPIINFILIGLLITTLSRIFLFFLFKERVEQTPDFWFIFPIGLRMDLILLCYLSFLPAVLITFLPNNWLKFTNRFLVFYSFLFLFLILFVELASPDFVKQYDTRPNKIFLDYLIYPKEVVGMLLKSYMTSIIITFLILGVVIYFAFKKGKKYFQTESTPYKLKLMLFPLTAFLLFFGARSSLTSKRPINASNAVFSTDQLTNTLGLNSFYTVAFAAYSIKNEGNTKMYGKMDEAEAIARVKKYMIAGPNDFTDADIPFLHVQQPDSVLKKPYNLVIFLQESLGAEYVGILGGKPLTPEFDKLSKEGTLFTNLYCTGTRSVRGIEAVVTGFLPSPSESVVKLGNSQQGFFTLADALKQKGYETSFIYGGMANFDNMASFFNGNGFTDIVDQNDFESDGNKYAFKGTWGYSDEDLVTKANAYFKSKGDKPFFSLMFSTSNHEPFEYPAGRIQPYDKKPATVNNAMKYADFSIGKFFELAKKEEYFKNTIFIVIADHNTRTYGKNLVPINKFHIPAFIMGPGVPKGAVYDRLASQIDIPPTLLAYLGIPFETPMVGRNLTKLDPKVQGRSIMQFNDINAFRVENQVVIMQPNLKPLQFEIKNDTTLIPVKLNEDLAKDALAHVITAGNLYKENKYKLRKK is encoded by the coding sequence ATGAAAAAATTACGATTTCTAAAACCAATAATCAATTTTATTTTAATTGGATTACTAATTACTACTTTAAGCCGGATATTTTTGTTTTTTCTTTTTAAAGAGAGAGTAGAACAAACACCGGATTTTTGGTTTATTTTTCCAATAGGTTTGCGAATGGACTTGATTTTACTTTGCTATTTATCATTTCTGCCAGCCGTTTTAATTACTTTTCTACCCAATAACTGGCTGAAATTTACCAATCGATTTTTGGTATTTTACAGCTTCCTGTTTCTGTTTTTGATTCTTTTTGTAGAATTGGCATCACCGGATTTCGTAAAACAATATGATACGCGTCCAAATAAGATTTTTCTTGATTATCTTATTTATCCAAAAGAAGTCGTTGGGATGCTGTTAAAAAGCTACATGACTTCTATTATCATCACATTTCTCATTTTGGGAGTTGTCATTTATTTTGCATTCAAAAAAGGGAAAAAGTATTTTCAGACAGAAAGCACTCCGTATAAATTGAAATTAATGCTTTTTCCACTTACGGCATTTTTGTTGTTTTTTGGGGCACGCTCAAGTCTTACTTCAAAACGTCCAATTAATGCGAGTAATGCTGTTTTTTCTACAGATCAGTTAACCAATACATTAGGACTGAATTCATTCTATACAGTTGCTTTTGCAGCTTATTCAATTAAGAATGAAGGAAACACCAAAATGTACGGAAAAATGGATGAAGCCGAAGCGATTGCACGTGTAAAAAAATACATGATCGCTGGCCCGAATGATTTTACAGATGCCGATATTCCGTTTCTGCATGTACAACAGCCGGATTCTGTTTTAAAAAAGCCGTACAATCTTGTAATCTTTTTACAGGAAAGTCTGGGAGCAGAATATGTTGGAATTTTAGGAGGAAAACCATTGACACCTGAATTTGATAAATTATCGAAAGAAGGAACTTTGTTTACCAATTTATATTGCACAGGAACCCGAAGTGTCCGCGGTATCGAAGCGGTTGTAACAGGTTTTTTGCCGTCACCGTCAGAAAGTGTTGTAAAACTGGGGAACTCACAGCAGGGATTTTTTACGCTTGCCGATGCTTTAAAACAAAAAGGGTATGAAACCAGTTTTATTTATGGCGGAATGGCGAATTTTGATAATATGGCTTCTTTTTTCAACGGAAATGGTTTCACAGATATCGTAGATCAGAACGATTTTGAATCAGATGGAAATAAATACGCTTTTAAAGGAACCTGGGGTTATTCTGATGAAGATTTGGTTACAAAAGCGAATGCTTATTTTAAATCAAAAGGAGACAAACCATTTTTCTCTTTGATGTTCTCGACTTCAAATCATGAACCTTTTGAATATCCTGCGGGAAGAATCCAGCCTTACGATAAAAAACCGGCTACCGTGAATAATGCTATGAAATATGCCGATTTCTCAATTGGGAAATTCTTCGAACTGGCTAAAAAAGAGGAATATTTCAAGAACACCATTTTCATTGTAATCGCAGATCATAATACAAGAACTTACGGCAAAAATCTGGTGCCGATAAACAAATTCCATATTCCGGCCTTCATTATGGGGCCTGGAGTTCCAAAAGGAGCTGTATATGACAGACTGGCAAGTCAGATCGATATTCCGCCAACATTGCTGGCTTATTTAGGAATTCCGTTTGAAACTCCAATGGTAGGACGAAATTTAACGAAACTGGATCCAAAAGTACAAGGAAGATCGATTATGCAGTTTAACGATATCAATGCGTTTAGAGTAGAAAATCAGGTTGTAATTATGCAGCCTAATTTGAAACCGCTGCAATTCGAAATCAAAAATGATACAACGCTGATTCCTGTAAAACTAAACGAAGATTTAGCAAAAGATGCCTTGGCGCATGTTATTACGGCAGGAAATTTATACAAAGAGAATAAATATAAATTACGTAAAAAGTAG
- a CDS encoding HAD domain-containing protein yields MTILLDIDGVMVPASSWKRPEFLNDGFPAFSNIAVKALERIISETGASMILTTSHKSKYSISEWHEIFKLRGIKVSTIDRLSENSPELSRKEEILKWDFSKLNHKNFVIIDDDKSLNGLPVFLKDKLVLTSPLVGLTDELASQAISILIKED; encoded by the coding sequence ATGACGATACTATTAGATATAGATGGTGTGATGGTTCCTGCCAGTTCATGGAAAAGACCTGAGTTTTTAAACGATGGATTTCCAGCTTTTAGCAATATTGCTGTTAAGGCGCTTGAGAGAATTATCTCAGAAACTGGCGCTTCTATGATATTGACTACCTCACATAAGTCGAAATATTCTATTTCAGAATGGCATGAGATTTTTAAACTGAGAGGAATCAAAGTTAGTACAATTGATCGCCTTTCTGAAAACTCACCTGAATTAAGCAGGAAAGAAGAAATTTTAAAATGGGATTTTTCCAAATTAAACCACAAGAATTTTGTTATAATTGATGACGATAAATCATTAAACGGTCTTCCGGTTTTCTTAAAAGACAAACTTGTTTTAACAAGTCCCTTAGTTGGATTAACAGATGAATTAGCATCACAAGCTATCTCAATTCTTATTAAAGAAGATTAA
- the meaB gene encoding methylmalonyl Co-A mutase-associated GTPase MeaB, whose protein sequence is MSDFNKQAGSLTEKAGISSPEITNISAINQIKFKRRQQPSSQELISGILSGNRTALSRAITLVESTNPEHAEKADEIINACLPYANKSIRIGITGVPGVGKSTFIEAFGTHLTQLNKKVAVLAVDPSSSISHGSILGDKTRMEELVKDENAFIRPSASGENLGGVARKTRESIILCEAAGFDTIIIETVGVGQSETAVHSMVDFFLLLKISGAGDELQGIKRGIMEMADAIVINKADGDNIKKAHQAKVDFNRALHLFPPKKSNWQPKVTTCSAVTREGILDIWNTILDYFEMTRETGFFQEKRNEQNNFWMMETINEQLKQNFYNQPDIISLLEQSKKAVQNDEISPFAAAQNLLEFYFKGTK, encoded by the coding sequence TTGTCTGATTTTAATAAACAAGCCGGCAGTTTAACTGAAAAAGCTGGAATTTCATCTCCCGAAATCACCAACATTTCGGCTATCAATCAAATTAAATTCAAACGCAGACAACAACCCTCCTCTCAGGAATTAATTTCAGGTATTCTTTCAGGAAACCGGACCGCTTTAAGCCGTGCCATTACCTTAGTTGAAAGCACAAATCCGGAACATGCTGAAAAAGCAGATGAAATTATCAATGCTTGTTTACCTTATGCCAATAAATCAATACGAATAGGAATTACGGGTGTTCCCGGTGTTGGAAAAAGTACTTTTATTGAAGCTTTTGGTACTCATCTTACTCAATTAAACAAGAAAGTTGCCGTTCTGGCAGTTGATCCCAGCAGTTCTATCTCACACGGAAGTATTCTGGGTGATAAAACCAGAATGGAGGAATTGGTAAAAGATGAAAATGCTTTTATACGCCCAAGTGCATCTGGCGAAAACTTAGGCGGTGTTGCCCGTAAAACTCGTGAATCGATTATTTTATGCGAAGCAGCAGGTTTTGATACCATTATTATAGAAACCGTTGGCGTTGGACAAAGTGAAACTGCGGTTCACAGTATGGTTGATTTTTTTCTGCTACTAAAAATTTCCGGTGCCGGCGATGAACTTCAGGGAATCAAACGCGGTATTATGGAAATGGCAGATGCCATCGTAATCAACAAAGCAGACGGCGATAATATAAAAAAAGCTCATCAGGCAAAAGTCGATTTTAACAGGGCTTTGCATTTATTCCCTCCAAAAAAATCAAACTGGCAGCCAAAAGTAACAACTTGCAGCGCCGTTACAAGAGAAGGCATTTTGGATATATGGAATACTATTCTGGATTATTTTGAAATGACCAGAGAAACCGGATTCTTTCAGGAAAAGAGAAACGAACAAAATAATTTCTGGATGATGGAAACCATCAACGAGCAGTTGAAGCAAAATTTCTACAACCAGCCGGATATTATTTCGTTATTGGAACAAAGCAAAAAAGCAGTGCAAAATGATGAAATTTCACCTTTTGCAGCTGCTCAGAATTTGTTGGAATTTTATTTTAAAGGTACAAAGTGA
- a CDS encoding NAD(P)-dependent oxidoreductase: MKIALIGATGFVGSAILNELADRKHEITAIARTPKDTTNAVWVSADIFNVDALAEILKGHDAVINAYNPGWTNPNIYDDFLNGSKAIQEAVKKSGVKRFITIGGAGSLYVAPDLQAVDTPDFPKEIFAGANAARNYLNIIKEEKDLDWAFFSPAFEMHAGTKTGRTGKYRLGLENPVFNDEQRSILSVEDLAVVIADETENPKHHQVRFTAAY; encoded by the coding sequence ATGAAAATCGCACTTATTGGAGCTACAGGATTTGTTGGCTCAGCTATTTTAAACGAATTAGCAGACAGAAAACATGAAATCACGGCTATTGCCAGAACTCCAAAAGATACAACAAATGCTGTGTGGGTTTCTGCTGATATTTTTAATGTTGATGCTTTGGCAGAAATTTTAAAAGGTCATGACGCTGTTATCAATGCGTATAATCCGGGATGGACAAACCCAAATATTTACGATGATTTCCTTAATGGTTCAAAAGCAATTCAGGAAGCGGTTAAAAAATCGGGGGTAAAACGTTTTATCACTATTGGAGGCGCCGGAAGTTTATACGTTGCTCCGGATTTACAGGCCGTTGACACGCCGGATTTCCCAAAAGAAATTTTCGCCGGTGCTAATGCCGCAAGAAATTATTTAAATATTATTAAAGAAGAAAAAGATTTAGACTGGGCATTCTTCAGTCCTGCTTTTGAAATGCACGCTGGAACAAAAACCGGAAGAACAGGAAAATATCGTTTAGGATTAGAAAATCCGGTTTTCAATGACGAACAAAGAAGTATTTTATCTGTAGAAGATTTAGCAGTTGTAATTGCTGACGAAACTGAAAATCCAAAACACCACCAGGTACGATTTACTGCAGCATACTAA
- a CDS encoding RrF2 family transcriptional regulator, which produces MLSGKFAITIHILTLLTKFPNDYLSSEFIAGSINLNPVLVRKEIANLKAHHIVESKEGKNGGTKLAVDSSKLTLKEIFEMTFETIGLGYAKNQPNPECPVGKKINENLDALYIEMNKKVSAQLEGISLEDFSNQF; this is translated from the coding sequence ATGCTTTCAGGTAAATTTGCCATAACGATTCACATTCTTACTTTGCTGACAAAATTCCCAAATGATTATTTATCGTCTGAGTTTATTGCCGGAAGTATCAACCTAAACCCTGTTTTGGTTCGAAAAGAAATCGCAAACCTAAAAGCACACCATATTGTAGAAAGTAAAGAAGGAAAAAATGGCGGCACAAAACTGGCTGTAGATTCGTCAAAACTGACTTTAAAAGAAATTTTTGAAATGACTTTTGAAACAATTGGTTTGGGTTATGCAAAAAATCAGCCGAATCCGGAATGTCCGGTTGGAAAAAAGATAAACGAAAACCTGGACGCCTTGTACATCGAAATGAACAAAAAAGTCAGTGCACAGCTCGAAGGAATTTCTTTAGAAGATTTTTCGAACCAGTTTTAA
- a CDS encoding AEC family transporter, whose product MTNFIIIFFFLFLGLLLKNVKRFPTHIYKSINKIVIYICLPAITLYHIPKIQWSNELLFPIGAGWISFFLAFLFFHFLGRRLGWSNKLIGCLILTAGLSNSSFLGYPIIEALFGKKGLETAVLVDQPGTFVVVSTLGVFVAAFYSDGSPDFKSIAKKILLFPPFLTFIAACLLNVFNYDLEVSIQSLLLKLGSLVTPLALFSVGLQLSFDRKSRHWKFLRLGLFFRLIFIPLFIFILYVFVFDQRSEAVKITIIEVAMAPMITGAILASTYGLKPKLSSMMIGFGIPISFLTIAIWYFITGFI is encoded by the coding sequence ATGACTAACTTTATTATAATATTCTTTTTTCTGTTTTTAGGACTGCTTCTCAAGAATGTAAAGCGGTTTCCAACCCATATTTATAAAAGCATCAATAAAATTGTTATTTATATATGCCTTCCTGCCATCACTTTATATCATATCCCGAAAATACAATGGAGCAATGAATTATTGTTCCCGATAGGAGCAGGATGGATCAGCTTTTTTCTCGCCTTTTTATTTTTTCATTTTTTAGGAAGAAGGCTGGGCTGGTCTAATAAACTTATCGGCTGTCTGATTCTTACGGCCGGTTTAAGTAATTCCTCTTTTCTTGGCTATCCAATTATAGAAGCTTTGTTTGGAAAGAAAGGATTAGAAACAGCTGTTCTCGTAGATCAGCCGGGAACTTTTGTTGTGGTTTCGACTCTGGGGGTTTTTGTTGCTGCTTTTTATTCTGATGGAAGTCCTGATTTTAAAAGTATTGCAAAAAAGATTCTGCTTTTTCCGCCGTTTCTTACTTTTATTGCAGCTTGTTTACTGAATGTTTTCAATTACGATTTGGAAGTATCGATTCAGTCGCTTTTATTAAAATTAGGAAGCCTGGTTACACCGCTTGCCTTGTTTTCGGTTGGACTTCAGTTAAGCTTTGACCGAAAAAGCCGTCACTGGAAATTTTTGCGTCTGGGGCTTTTCTTCCGGCTGATTTTTATACCGCTGTTTATTTTTATTTTATATGTTTTTGTTTTCGATCAGCGTTCGGAGGCTGTAAAAATCACGATTATCGAAGTTGCTATGGCGCCTATGATTACGGGTGCGATTCTGGCTTCGACGTATGGATTAAAACCAAAATTAAGCAGTATGATGATTGGTTTTGGTATCCCAATTTCGTTTCTCACAATCGCGATCTGGTACTTTATAACTGGGTTTATATAG
- a CDS encoding peroxiredoxin, with product MSTLRLGDIAPDFHAETTQGPINFHEWLGDSWGVLFSHPADFTPVCTTELGTVANYVPEFTKRNTKVIALSVDGLDSHKEWIKDINETQNTEVNFPIIADEDKKVANLYDMLHPNASDKFTVRSVFVIGPDKKIKLTLTYPASTGRNFDELLRVIDSLQLTANYSVATPANWQDGQDVVIAPAIPDSDIPAKFPKGHTPIKPYLRLTPQPNK from the coding sequence ATGTCAACATTAAGATTAGGTGATATAGCTCCGGATTTTCACGCAGAAACCACACAAGGACCAATTAATTTTCATGAATGGTTAGGAGATTCATGGGGTGTTTTATTTTCACATCCGGCTGATTTTACTCCGGTTTGTACAACTGAATTGGGAACTGTGGCGAACTACGTACCGGAATTCACAAAAAGAAATACTAAGGTTATTGCTTTGAGTGTAGACGGTTTGGATTCTCACAAGGAATGGATTAAGGATATCAACGAAACTCAAAATACTGAGGTTAATTTTCCAATTATTGCTGATGAAGACAAAAAAGTAGCCAATCTTTATGATATGCTTCACCCAAATGCAAGTGATAAATTTACGGTGCGTTCTGTTTTTGTGATAGGTCCTGATAAAAAAATTAAACTGACTTTGACGTATCCTGCATCAACAGGAAGAAATTTTGATGAATTACTTCGTGTAATAGACAGTTTACAATTAACAGCAAATTACAGCGTAGCAACTCCGGCAAACTGGCAGGACGGACAAGATGTGGTAATTGCTCCGGCTATTCCGGACAGCGATATTCCGGCAAAATTCCCAAAAGGACATACGCCGATTAAACCGTATCTACGTTTAACACCACAGCCGAATAAGTAA
- a CDS encoding cation:proton antiporter — MIALNAAAESTHHLQPLISDLGLILMTAGIAVLLFKKMKQPLVLGYLIAGFLAGNHFDFFPSITDMKSVEVWAEIGVIFLLFSLGLEFSFKKLMKVGGTSSVTAITQIMFMTLIGYCVGQWMGWGKMDSIFLGATLSISSTTIIIRAFDELGVKGKKFVGIVFGALIVEDIVAILMLVLLSTIAVSDQVSGGELLQSVLKLIFFLIIWFLGGIFIIPTILKKAKHLLTDEMLLIISLALCLMMVIFAANVGFSPALGAFIMGSIIAETTMAEKIEHLIQPVKDLFGAVFFVSVGMLINPETLVTYALPVALITLLTIFGKAFSSSIGALISGQPLKQSVQTGMSLAQIGEFSFIIATLGMTLKVTSDFLYPIIVAVSAITTFTTPFLIKYSETFAQFLESKMPKKWVKNINRYSVNAQAIKSVSTWQIVLRSSITQIVLHTIIITAIILLSSKFVAPLVADTRFGNTLAALLTLVVIAPFLWALSLRRVKVDEVEILWEERKYRGALLMLILIRMSLGLFFVGFLLNIFFSPLVAFVALIIAIGAYQIFPKKLNDQYHKIENHFLKNLNDRENKKIDRRYANLMPWDGHMSFFDIGKESNLVGKTLQELKIREQLGINIAYIKRGDVTIPIPTKNERLFPGDEICVIGTDAQIAEFTKYLNQNETEAPPKVEETDIVLRQLEVSQEEFIQKSIGEFRAKTDGMVVGIERNGNRILNPESNLILEKNDILWVVGDKKRMNTLLAAK; from the coding sequence ATGATTGCCTTAAATGCCGCTGCTGAAAGTACACACCACCTACAACCTTTAATCAGTGATCTGGGATTAATCCTGATGACTGCAGGAATCGCCGTTCTGTTATTTAAAAAAATGAAACAGCCGTTGGTTTTAGGGTATCTTATTGCAGGATTCTTAGCCGGAAACCACTTTGATTTTTTCCCCTCGATAACCGACATGAAAAGTGTGGAAGTCTGGGCCGAAATCGGGGTTATATTTTTACTATTTAGTCTGGGACTCGAATTCAGTTTTAAGAAACTGATGAAAGTAGGCGGCACCTCATCTGTCACTGCCATAACCCAAATTATGTTTATGACACTTATAGGGTATTGTGTAGGCCAGTGGATGGGCTGGGGAAAAATGGACAGTATTTTCCTTGGGGCAACACTTTCGATCTCCTCTACAACTATTATTATCCGGGCGTTTGACGAATTGGGCGTAAAAGGAAAAAAGTTCGTAGGGATCGTATTTGGCGCTCTTATCGTTGAAGATATAGTTGCGATTTTAATGCTTGTACTGCTTTCGACTATTGCCGTAAGCGATCAGGTTTCGGGAGGTGAATTACTGCAGTCTGTTTTAAAACTGATTTTCTTTTTGATCATCTGGTTCCTGGGAGGGATCTTCATAATTCCGACGATTTTGAAAAAAGCCAAACATCTTTTAACAGATGAAATGCTGCTTATCATTTCGCTTGCCTTATGTTTAATGATGGTAATATTTGCCGCCAATGTTGGTTTCTCTCCTGCCCTGGGCGCTTTCATCATGGGATCTATTATTGCTGAAACTACAATGGCAGAAAAAATTGAGCATTTAATTCAGCCTGTAAAAGATTTATTTGGCGCGGTTTTCTTCGTATCAGTAGGAATGTTAATTAATCCTGAAACATTGGTTACATATGCACTTCCGGTTGCTTTGATTACTTTATTGACGATTTTCGGGAAAGCATTCAGCTCTTCCATCGGTGCCTTGATTTCCGGCCAGCCCTTAAAACAATCCGTTCAAACCGGAATGAGTTTAGCTCAGATTGGCGAATTCTCGTTTATTATTGCCACGTTGGGTATGACGCTGAAAGTAACCAGCGATTTTCTTTATCCAATAATTGTGGCTGTCTCTGCCATAACTACTTTTACAACACCATTTTTAATTAAATACTCCGAGACTTTTGCTCAGTTTTTAGAATCTAAAATGCCTAAAAAATGGGTAAAAAACATCAACCGATATAGTGTAAACGCACAGGCAATTAAATCAGTCAGCACCTGGCAGATTGTGCTTCGTTCATCTATTACACAAATTGTACTGCATACCATAATTATTACCGCTATCATTTTATTATCGTCAAAATTTGTAGCGCCATTAGTAGCTGATACCCGTTTTGGAAACACTTTGGCCGCTCTATTAACATTGGTAGTCATTGCCCCTTTTTTATGGGCACTTTCATTACGCAGAGTAAAAGTTGACGAAGTCGAAATATTATGGGAAGAACGTAAATATCGCGGCGCTCTTTTAATGTTGATTTTAATTAGAATGAGCCTTGGTTTGTTCTTTGTCGGCTTTCTGCTGAATATTTTCTTCTCTCCTTTGGTTGCTTTTGTTGCACTGATAATCGCTATTGGAGCCTATCAGATTTTCCCAAAAAAACTGAACGATCAATATCATAAAATTGAAAATCATTTTCTAAAGAATCTTAATGATCGTGAAAATAAAAAAATAGACAGACGATATGCTAATTTAATGCCCTGGGATGGTCACATGTCATTTTTTGACATTGGAAAAGAATCTAATCTTGTTGGTAAAACCCTTCAGGAATTAAAAATCCGTGAACAGCTCGGAATCAATATTGCTTATATAAAACGCGGCGATGTAACAATACCAATCCCAACTAAAAACGAACGTTTGTTTCCCGGAGATGAAATTTGTGTAATTGGCACCGATGCACAAATTGCCGAATTCACCAAATATTTAAATCAAAATGAAACCGAAGCACCGCCAAAAGTTGAAGAAACAGATATAGTGCTGCGTCAGCTTGAGGTATCACAGGAAGAGTTTATTCAAAAAAGCATTGGTGAGTTTAGAGCCAAAACAGACGGAATGGTAGTAGGTATCGAACGAAACGGAAATCGTATCCTAAACCCTGAATCAAATTTAATTCTGGAGAAAAATGACATTCTGTGGGTAGTAGGTGATAAAAAAAGAATGAATACTTTACTGGCGGCGAAATAA